In the Heterodontus francisci isolate sHetFra1 chromosome 6, sHetFra1.hap1, whole genome shotgun sequence genome, one interval contains:
- the fzd4 gene encoding frizzled-4 isoform X1, translating to MNWFSALDFLALCLTFFQYKLGAVKGYGDEDERRCDPIKISMCQNLGYNVTKMPNPVGHELQTDAELQLQTFTPLIQYGCSSQLQFFLCSVYVPMCTEKIDIPIGPCGSMCQSVKRRCEPVLKEFGFFWPEALNCSKFPPQNDHNYMCMEGPGDEDVPYHTSKTSISAEEECQNMGGNLDHYIWVKRSLTCALKCGYDVGLFSRSAKEFTDIWMAVWASLCFLSTAFTVLTFVIDSSRFSYPERPIIFLSMCYNIYSIAYIVRLTVGRERISCDFEDAAEPVLIQEGLKNTGCAIVFLLMYFFGMASSIWWVILTLTWFLAAGLKWGHEAIEMHSSYFHIAAWAIPAVKTIVILIMRLVDADELTGLCYVGNQNIDAVTGFVVAPLFTYLVIGTLFIAAGLVALFKIRSNLQKDGTKTDKLERLIVKIGVFSILYTVPATCVIACYFYEISNWNLFKYSADDSNTAVEMLKIFMSLLVGITSGMWIWSAKTLHTWQKCSNRVVSSGRTKRDKRGDGWVKPAKGSETVV from the exons ATGAATTGGTTTTCGGCACTGGATTTCTTGGCGCTTTGCTTAACTTTCTTTCAATATAAGCTCGGAGCTGTTAAAGGATATGGGGACGAAGACGAGCGGAGATGCGATCCCATCAAAATCTCAATGTGCCAGAACTTGGGATACAATGTGACCAAAATGCCGAATCCAGTGGGTCATGAGTTACAAACAGACGCCGAGTTACAGTTACAAACTTTTACACCTTTGATTCAATATGGCTGTTCCAGTCAACTACAG TTCTTTTTATGTTCGGTTTATGTGCCGATGTGCACAGAGAAAATCGACATCCCGATCGGCCCGTGCGGCAGCATGTGCCAGTCTGTGAAGCGGAGATGTGAACCGGTCCTGAAGGAATTCGGTTTCTTTTGGCCCGAGGCATTAAATTGCAGCAAATTTCCACCTCAAAACGACCACAACTACATGTGCATGGAGGGGCCGGGAGACGAGGACGTCCCCTATCATACCAGCAAAACTTCCATCTCAGCGGAAGAAGAGTGCCAAAACATGGGGGGCAACTTGGATCATTATATCTGGGTCAAGAGAAGCCTTACTTGTGCCCTTAAATGTGGTTACGATGTCGGTTTGTTCAGTAGATCAGCGAAAGAGTTCACTGACATTTGGATGGCAGTTTGGGCCAGTCTCTGTTTTCTATCGACAGCTTTCACAGTTCTGACATTCGTAATCGATTCTTCTCGATTTTCGTACCCAGAGCGTCCTATCATCTTCCTGAGCATGTGCTATAATATTTACAGCATAGCCTACATAGTGAGGCTAACAGTAGGCAGAGAACGTATATCATGTGACTTCGAAGATGCCGCCGAACCTGTGTTAATTCAAGAAGGACTCAAAAATACTGGATGTGCCATTGTTTTCTTGCTGATGTACTTTTTTGGGATGGCGAGCTCCATCTGGTGGGTAATATTGACACTGACTTGGTTCTTGGCTGCTGGGCTCAAATGGGGACATGAAGCCATCGAGATGCACAGCTCCTACTTCCACATTGCAGCATGGGCCATTCCAGCTGTAAAGACCATTGTTATATTAATCATGCGGCTTGTGGATGCTGATGAACTCACGGGCTTGTGTTATGTTGGAAACCAGAACATCGATGCAGTCACTGGGTTTGTGGTTGCACCTTTATTCACGTATTTAGTCATAGGAACTTTGTTCATTGCAGCTGGCCTAGTGGCTTTGTTCAAAATCAGATCTAATCTTCAGAAAGATGGGACCAAAACAGACAAGCTGGAAAGACTGATAGTAAAAATTGGGGTCTTTTCCATTCTGTATACAGTACCTGCCACCTGTGTCATTGCCTGTTACTTTTATGAGATCTCAAACTGGAATCTTTTCAAATATTCAGCAGATGATTCCAATACAGCAGTGGAGATGCTGAAGATCTTTATGTCTTTGTTGGTGGGCATTACTTCTGGTATGTGGATTTGGTCTGCCAAGACATTACATACTTGGCAAAAGTGTTCAAACAGAGTTGTGAGTTCTGGTCGAACGAAGCGAGATAAACGTGGAGATGGCTGGGTGAAGCCAGCAAAAGGCAGTGAAACTGTTGTATAA
- the fzd4 gene encoding frizzled-4 isoform X2 — MCTEKIDIPIGPCGSMCQSVKRRCEPVLKEFGFFWPEALNCSKFPPQNDHNYMCMEGPGDEDVPYHTSKTSISAEEECQNMGGNLDHYIWVKRSLTCALKCGYDVGLFSRSAKEFTDIWMAVWASLCFLSTAFTVLTFVIDSSRFSYPERPIIFLSMCYNIYSIAYIVRLTVGRERISCDFEDAAEPVLIQEGLKNTGCAIVFLLMYFFGMASSIWWVILTLTWFLAAGLKWGHEAIEMHSSYFHIAAWAIPAVKTIVILIMRLVDADELTGLCYVGNQNIDAVTGFVVAPLFTYLVIGTLFIAAGLVALFKIRSNLQKDGTKTDKLERLIVKIGVFSILYTVPATCVIACYFYEISNWNLFKYSADDSNTAVEMLKIFMSLLVGITSGMWIWSAKTLHTWQKCSNRVVSSGRTKRDKRGDGWVKPAKGSETVV; from the coding sequence ATGTGCACAGAGAAAATCGACATCCCGATCGGCCCGTGCGGCAGCATGTGCCAGTCTGTGAAGCGGAGATGTGAACCGGTCCTGAAGGAATTCGGTTTCTTTTGGCCCGAGGCATTAAATTGCAGCAAATTTCCACCTCAAAACGACCACAACTACATGTGCATGGAGGGGCCGGGAGACGAGGACGTCCCCTATCATACCAGCAAAACTTCCATCTCAGCGGAAGAAGAGTGCCAAAACATGGGGGGCAACTTGGATCATTATATCTGGGTCAAGAGAAGCCTTACTTGTGCCCTTAAATGTGGTTACGATGTCGGTTTGTTCAGTAGATCAGCGAAAGAGTTCACTGACATTTGGATGGCAGTTTGGGCCAGTCTCTGTTTTCTATCGACAGCTTTCACAGTTCTGACATTCGTAATCGATTCTTCTCGATTTTCGTACCCAGAGCGTCCTATCATCTTCCTGAGCATGTGCTATAATATTTACAGCATAGCCTACATAGTGAGGCTAACAGTAGGCAGAGAACGTATATCATGTGACTTCGAAGATGCCGCCGAACCTGTGTTAATTCAAGAAGGACTCAAAAATACTGGATGTGCCATTGTTTTCTTGCTGATGTACTTTTTTGGGATGGCGAGCTCCATCTGGTGGGTAATATTGACACTGACTTGGTTCTTGGCTGCTGGGCTCAAATGGGGACATGAAGCCATCGAGATGCACAGCTCCTACTTCCACATTGCAGCATGGGCCATTCCAGCTGTAAAGACCATTGTTATATTAATCATGCGGCTTGTGGATGCTGATGAACTCACGGGCTTGTGTTATGTTGGAAACCAGAACATCGATGCAGTCACTGGGTTTGTGGTTGCACCTTTATTCACGTATTTAGTCATAGGAACTTTGTTCATTGCAGCTGGCCTAGTGGCTTTGTTCAAAATCAGATCTAATCTTCAGAAAGATGGGACCAAAACAGACAAGCTGGAAAGACTGATAGTAAAAATTGGGGTCTTTTCCATTCTGTATACAGTACCTGCCACCTGTGTCATTGCCTGTTACTTTTATGAGATCTCAAACTGGAATCTTTTCAAATATTCAGCAGATGATTCCAATACAGCAGTGGAGATGCTGAAGATCTTTATGTCTTTGTTGGTGGGCATTACTTCTGGTATGTGGATTTGGTCTGCCAAGACATTACATACTTGGCAAAAGTGTTCAAACAGAGTTGTGAGTTCTGGTCGAACGAAGCGAGATAAACGTGGAGATGGCTGGGTGAAGCCAGCAAAAGGCAGTGAAACTGTTGTATAA